In Wenyingzhuangia fucanilytica, the following are encoded in one genomic region:
- the rplN gene encoding 50S ribosomal protein L14: MLQTESRLNVADNTGAKEVLVIRVLGGTGKRYASIGDKIVVTVKSSTPNGNAKKGQVFKAVVVRTSKEVRRKDGSYIRFDDNACVLLNATGEMSGTRVFGPVARELRDKQFMKIVSLAPEVL, from the coding sequence ATGTTACAAACAGAATCAAGATTAAACGTAGCAGATAACACTGGAGCTAAAGAGGTCTTAGTGATCCGTGTTTTAGGAGGAACAGGAAAGCGTTATGCTTCAATTGGAGATAAAATTGTTGTAACTGTAAAGTCATCAACTCCAAATGGTAACGCTAAAAAAGGTCAAGTATTTAAAGCTGTTGTTGTTCGTACTTCTAAAGAAGTAAGAAGAAAAGATGGTTCTTACATTCGTTTTGACGACAACGCATGTGTGTTGTTAAATGCGACTGGAGAAATGTCTGGAACACGTGTATTTGGACCTGTGGCAAGAGAACTTCGTGATAAGCAATTCATGAAAATTGTATCATTAGCACCTGAGGTGCTTTAA
- the rpsQ gene encoding 30S ribosomal protein S17 gives MENRNLRKERIGVVSSNKMDKSIVVAEVKKVKHPMYGKFVLNTKKYVAHDEQNDCNIGDTVRIMETRPLSKSKRWRLVEILERAK, from the coding sequence ATGGAAAATAGAAATCTTAGAAAAGAAAGAATTGGTGTTGTATCTAGTAACAAAATGGACAAATCTATTGTTGTTGCTGAGGTAAAAAAAGTGAAACACCCAATGTATGGAAAGTTCGTATTAAATACGAAGAAATACGTTGCACACGATGAGCAAAACGACTGCAACATTGGAGATACTGTAAGAATCATGGAAACAAGACCTTTAAGTAAATCTAAACGTTGGAGATTAGTAGAAATCCTAGAAAGAGCTAAATAG
- the rplP gene encoding 50S ribosomal protein L16 — protein sequence MLQPKRVKYRKVQKGKGNMSGDSQRGNQLAFGMFGIKSLEQALITSRQIEAGRIAATRYMKREGQLWIKIFPDKPITKKPLEVRMGKGKGAPEYFVAVVKPGRILFEIGGVSFDVAKEALRLAAQKMPVKTKFVVARDYDNA from the coding sequence AGGTACAGAAAGGTAAAGGTAATATGAGCGGTGATTCTCAAAGAGGGAATCAGTTAGCTTTTGGAATGTTCGGGATCAAATCTTTAGAACAAGCCTTAATTACCTCTAGACAAATAGAAGCAGGTCGTATTGCTGCGACACGTTATATGAAAAGAGAAGGTCAGTTATGGATCAAAATCTTCCCGGATAAACCTATTACAAAGAAGCCTTTAGAGGTTCGTATGGGTAAGGGTAAAGGTGCTCCTGAATATTTCGTAGCGGTAGTTAAACCTGGTAGAATATTGTTTGAAATCGGAGGAGTATCTTTCGATGTTGCTAAAGAAGCATTACGCTTAGCAGCTCAAAAAATGCCAGTTAAAACTAAGTTCGTTGTTGCGAGAGATTATGATAACGCTTAA
- the rplX gene encoding 50S ribosomal protein L24, giving the protein MAKIKIKSGDTVRVIAGDHKGKEGKVVKIITDKNKAIVEGVNLVSKHTKPSAQNPQGGIVKKEAALPISNLAILENGNITKVGYKVEDGKKVRISKKSEKAI; this is encoded by the coding sequence ATGGCAAAGATTAAAATAAAATCAGGAGATACAGTAAGAGTTATTGCTGGAGATCATAAAGGGAAAGAAGGGAAAGTAGTAAAAATTATTACTGATAAAAACAAAGCAATTGTTGAAGGTGTAAACTTAGTTTCTAAGCACACTAAACCAAGCGCTCAAAACCCTCAAGGTGGAATTGTAAAGAAAGAAGCTGCTTTACCTATTTCTAATTTAGCAATTTTAGAGAATGGAAACATTACTAAAGTTGGTTATAAAGTAGAAGATGGTAAAAAAGTGCGTATTTCTAAAAAATCAGAAAAAGCTATTTAA
- the rpmC gene encoding 50S ribosomal protein L29 — protein MKQSEIKELSVADLQEKLDSLKKNYTDLKMAHAISPLENPLELRALRKTVARVATELTNRQ, from the coding sequence ATGAAACAATCAGAAATTAAAGAATTGTCAGTTGCAGACTTACAAGAGAAATTAGATTCTCTTAAAAAGAACTATACTGATCTTAAGATGGCTCATGCTATTTCTCCATTAGAGAATCCTTTAGAGTTGAGAGCGCTTAGAAAAACTGTAGCAAGAGTAGCTACTGAGTTAACTAACAGACAATAA